One genomic segment of Natrialbaceae archaeon AArc-T1-2 includes these proteins:
- a CDS encoding glycosyltransferase family 4 protein has protein sequence MRIGFYHDSAGTRHAGGIAVYTQHVAAELAADHEVYVYTQTGEIADLLARSDAEVVTTPSFTGSVPDPLERLLPLGPQSQAKLAMTLWGLRNGLLEHVERHVDVLITYQFLDDLLLSHLVDVPTIYGIHGLASVGLGARARERLSRTDWIVANSTATARTVSRTFGYEVDAVVPPGVDETRFRPDVDPAFSSDRPTVLFVGRLVPEKGIFDLLEAFARLDEPAELRLVGAGETPAVRKASRDLGIGDDVILEGEVSHLDLPGYYTASDVFCLPSHTESFGMANLEAMACGTPIVTSELEAIEAYADDDETGYLVQVGDVSGLADRLSSLVTDSDRRERFGKRARERALEYTWEAQAERLESFCADVLEATGCDRRRPTNSRVSTTE, from the coding sequence ATGCGAATCGGCTTCTATCACGACTCCGCGGGGACCCGACACGCCGGTGGAATCGCAGTCTACACCCAACACGTCGCCGCGGAGCTCGCAGCCGACCACGAGGTGTACGTCTACACCCAGACGGGAGAGATCGCCGACCTGCTCGCTCGCTCGGACGCCGAGGTGGTCACGACGCCGTCGTTCACCGGTTCCGTCCCCGATCCCCTCGAACGCTTGCTCCCGCTCGGCCCCCAGAGCCAGGCCAAACTCGCGATGACCCTGTGGGGACTGCGAAACGGTCTCCTCGAGCACGTCGAGCGCCACGTCGACGTGTTGATAACGTACCAGTTTCTCGACGACCTGCTCCTGTCGCATCTCGTGGACGTCCCCACGATCTACGGCATTCACGGCCTCGCGAGCGTCGGCCTCGGTGCCAGAGCGCGCGAACGGCTCTCCCGGACCGACTGGATCGTCGCTAACTCCACGGCCACGGCCCGAACGGTGTCCCGGACGTTCGGCTACGAGGTCGACGCGGTCGTCCCGCCCGGCGTCGACGAGACGCGGTTTCGTCCCGACGTCGATCCCGCCTTCTCGAGCGACCGACCGACCGTGCTGTTCGTCGGTCGACTCGTGCCCGAGAAGGGCATCTTCGACCTGCTCGAGGCGTTTGCACGGCTCGACGAGCCCGCGGAGCTTCGTCTCGTCGGCGCAGGGGAGACGCCCGCCGTCCGAAAGGCGTCTCGAGATCTGGGAATCGGGGACGACGTGATCCTCGAGGGCGAGGTCTCACACCTCGACCTGCCGGGCTATTACACCGCGTCGGACGTCTTCTGTCTGCCCTCACACACGGAGAGTTTCGGGATGGCGAACCTCGAGGCGATGGCGTGTGGAACACCGATCGTGACGAGCGAGCTCGAGGCGATCGAGGCGTACGCAGACGACGACGAGACCGGCTACCTCGTCCAGGTCGGTGACGTCTCCGGGCTCGCGGACCGCCTCTCGAGCCTCGTCACCGACTCCGACCGACGCGAGCGATTCGGCAAACGGGCCCGCGAGCGCGCCCTCGAGTACACCTGGGAGGCCCAGGCCGAGCGACTGGAGTCGTTCTGTGCCGACGTACTCGAGGCGACCGGATGCGACCGCAGACGGCCGACTAATTCACGGGTGTCGACGACAGAGTAA
- a CDS encoding sulfatase-like hydrolase/transferase codes for MRNVVLLCLDSVRKDTFDAYARRLDRRIELSYEQCRAASSWSAPSYASMLTGDLAHDHGVCTHDKRVSSIDPSETFLAREAFEGHEAIGVSTNAFAGSAFGFDRFFDRFADVTESNRYPDALDPASLTAESDASGPSAYLEFLREAVRHDRPLESLANGAVGFLDTVSADAPVPKLFDDGARAVIKESKRSITTSREPLFLFTTFMEAHTPLQHIRGFDRSLHSASNGFTTYERSVWELMEATDDHESFLETRRELYDATVDYLDRTITPFLAWLETNTALETTVVITADHGENQGYPCEEGHVRHKSSLSEGLLHVPLAVVNPPDGYPEIEDGYVSHLELGDLLAAFAREEVVDLTRDRVVAEHVGMSAGPEPPERREYWDRLMRAAYEDGRKVVWDSLGNARAYGLDPARPCWQRRVEDDASVPPWAEEYFDEDAASAKRRLAEDGESEDAVDAAVQDRLEKLGYA; via the coding sequence ATGCGAAACGTCGTCTTGCTCTGTCTGGATTCCGTCCGAAAGGACACGTTCGACGCCTACGCCCGTCGGCTCGACCGGCGGATCGAGCTGTCCTACGAACAGTGTCGTGCCGCGAGTTCCTGGAGCGCCCCGAGCTACGCGAGCATGCTCACCGGCGACCTGGCACACGACCACGGTGTCTGCACCCACGACAAACGCGTCTCGAGCATCGACCCCTCCGAGACGTTCCTCGCACGCGAGGCATTCGAGGGCCACGAGGCGATCGGCGTGAGCACGAACGCCTTCGCCGGCTCGGCGTTTGGCTTCGACCGGTTCTTCGATCGGTTCGCGGACGTGACGGAGTCGAACCGGTATCCCGACGCGCTCGATCCGGCTTCGCTGACCGCAGAGTCGGATGCGTCCGGTCCGAGCGCCTACCTCGAGTTTCTCCGGGAGGCAGTGAGACACGATCGTCCGCTCGAGAGTCTCGCAAACGGCGCGGTCGGCTTTCTCGATACCGTCTCGGCGGACGCGCCGGTCCCGAAGCTGTTCGACGACGGCGCACGTGCCGTGATCAAAGAGAGCAAACGATCGATCACGACGTCCAGAGAGCCGTTGTTCCTCTTTACGACGTTTATGGAGGCTCACACACCACTGCAGCACATTCGCGGGTTCGACCGCTCGCTACACTCGGCGTCGAACGGATTCACGACGTACGAACGCTCCGTCTGGGAGCTGATGGAGGCGACCGACGACCACGAGTCGTTCCTCGAGACGCGTCGCGAGCTGTACGACGCCACCGTCGACTACCTCGATCGGACGATTACGCCCTTCCTCGCCTGGCTCGAGACGAACACCGCCCTGGAGACGACGGTCGTGATCACGGCAGACCACGGCGAGAATCAGGGCTACCCCTGCGAGGAGGGGCACGTCCGCCACAAGAGCAGCCTTTCAGAGGGGCTGTTACACGTCCCGCTCGCGGTCGTCAACCCACCCGACGGCTACCCGGAGATCGAAGATGGCTACGTCTCTCACCTCGAACTCGGCGATCTCCTCGCGGCGTTCGCCCGGGAGGAGGTCGTCGACCTCACCCGCGACCGCGTGGTCGCCGAACACGTTGGCATGAGCGCGGGACCCGAGCCGCCGGAGCGTCGGGAGTACTGGGACCGGCTGATGCGGGCGGCCTACGAGGACGGACGAAAGGTCGTCTGGGACTCGCTCGGAAACGCGAGAGCGTACGGTCTCGACCCCGCGCGGCCGTGCTGGCAGCGTCGGGTCGAGGACGACGCGTCGGTCCCACCGTGGGCCGAGGAGTACTTCGACGAGGACGCGGCGTCGGCCAAGCGACGGCTGGCCGAAGACGGCGAGAGTGAAGACGCCGTCGACGCCGCCGTCCAGGATCGACTCGAGAAACTCGGCTACGCCTGA
- a CDS encoding flippase produces MADDSSGKTGLASLRSVADGASLHYVGTLVVNVSGFLLNLVLTRTLGASVYGIYAYGTMVLASVLTFANFGTDVSATRYLSANHDNRAYQNRTLGLAYLTTIAISVLIAAILYVAAPTINAYTLEEPLFTPAMQVFAIALPFQALVHIVSSTFRGLERAVDKTVVMVLGPTLQLVAVVAAVAVGYSLLGVAAAYALACLMAFLIAIWYAFWRTNLRPSVEFDRQEVADFYNYSAPLSLSKASSFLFKRVDVFMVGIFLTSASVGIYNIAVLIAGIIAMPLIGINQLFPPVASRLYAEDDRGQLESVYETVTRWSITASLIVALPLVVYRTEVLALFGPEFVAGTAVVTLFVAGQLFNAAAGPANDLLTMTDHQYVVMTNHLVLGVGNVVLNYYFILEFGLVGAAIATAGVLASLNVVRALQVWYLEGLVGYSVDLWKPLAATAASAFVMFVVGLYLGGLVAVVVGSAAGVGTFLAALYRFGLEEQDVELAGDYLELMS; encoded by the coding sequence ATGGCCGACGATTCTTCTGGCAAGACCGGACTGGCGTCGCTACGATCGGTCGCAGACGGCGCGTCGCTTCACTACGTCGGGACTCTCGTCGTCAACGTCAGCGGCTTTCTGCTGAACCTCGTGTTGACCCGGACGCTCGGGGCGAGCGTCTACGGCATCTACGCCTACGGGACGATGGTACTCGCCTCGGTGCTGACGTTCGCGAACTTCGGGACGGACGTCTCGGCGACGCGATACCTGTCGGCGAACCACGACAACAGAGCCTACCAGAACCGGACGCTCGGACTCGCCTACCTCACCACGATCGCCATCAGCGTTCTCATCGCGGCGATCCTCTACGTCGCCGCGCCGACGATAAACGCCTACACGCTCGAGGAGCCGCTGTTTACCCCCGCGATGCAGGTGTTCGCGATCGCGCTCCCGTTCCAGGCGTTGGTCCACATCGTCTCGAGTACGTTCCGCGGACTCGAGCGAGCCGTCGACAAGACCGTGGTGATGGTTCTCGGACCGACGCTGCAACTCGTCGCCGTCGTGGCTGCCGTCGCCGTCGGCTACTCGCTGCTCGGCGTCGCCGCAGCCTACGCGCTCGCGTGTCTCATGGCGTTTCTGATCGCTATCTGGTATGCCTTCTGGCGGACGAATCTGCGTCCGTCCGTCGAGTTCGACCGGCAGGAGGTCGCCGACTTCTACAACTACTCGGCTCCGCTTTCGCTCTCGAAAGCGAGTTCGTTCCTGTTCAAACGCGTCGACGTCTTCATGGTCGGGATCTTCCTGACCTCGGCGAGCGTCGGCATCTACAACATCGCCGTCTTGATCGCGGGGATCATCGCCATGCCGCTTATCGGCATCAACCAGCTGTTTCCGCCCGTCGCCTCCCGGCTGTACGCCGAGGACGATCGCGGGCAACTCGAGTCGGTGTACGAGACGGTGACCCGGTGGTCGATCACGGCCTCGCTGATCGTCGCCCTGCCGCTTGTCGTCTACCGGACCGAGGTGCTCGCACTGTTTGGCCCCGAGTTCGTCGCCGGAACCGCCGTCGTCACGCTGTTCGTCGCCGGACAGCTGTTCAACGCCGCCGCCGGCCCCGCAAACGACCTGTTGACGATGACCGACCACCAGTACGTCGTCATGACGAACCACCTCGTGCTCGGGGTCGGCAACGTCGTTCTCAACTACTACTTCATCCTCGAGTTCGGTCTCGTCGGCGCGGCGATCGCAACCGCGGGCGTGCTGGCGTCGCTCAACGTCGTCCGTGCGCTTCAGGTCTGGTATCTCGAGGGACTGGTCGGTTACTCGGTCGATCTCTGGAAACCCCTTGCTGCAACCGCCGCCAGCGCCTTCGTGATGTTCGTCGTCGGACTGTACCTCGGCGGGCTCGTCGCTGTCGTCGTCGGAAGTGCGGCCGGCGTCGGTACCTTCCTCGCCGCGTTGTATCGGTTCGGACTCGAAGAACAAGATGTCGAACTCGCGGGCGATTATCTCGAACTGATGTCGTAA
- a CDS encoding right-handed parallel beta-helix repeat-containing protein, translating to MAREPSVLDDYHADRSSDEGPTGGGNDGLLHRRSYLKLAGATAAVAAGTAAAGTAAADEYEVVELEPGELRTVRLDDGETHENVLYDQRANNAQVRFRVNGSDWTIRNIGVVGPHKARGSYIGCSVDAGSTGRIENVYLGDGAINQSRAGLGIYVAPRHSGHLEIKNVYVEGMGDNSFYCSPPGGSGTVHIDGCYSKNSWVAHYRLARGQVTNSVAVNDGGGQNGRGLWAWAPGPVEVRDCHFVMNGRHNALVGGASNRGSEVEVYDTEWDDGLVESNGSTINLVSGNGRDPEDVVPDGCPTSAEEAASGGSGSSGDAPSDPDETDETDPADERDHVLVADGEPGEPTDYELTVDGGPIEPSAYDGATINDNISIADDEAQATGRVYGGVDAWAFDGDLETLEADGPATFALDGEEIDPDDRDDDDSDANVLLFDGSEEATTRYEFVVSGDVAPSTDEGATVDDEATVEDGTASGVVANWKDAWRFDGDLEELTVDGPATVVLDGEELDPDEYGDRLPHTLEIEAGDEPASYEVTVDGEIEYDGDDDVTVVSGTTVESSITEDVQRFHFAGTITAITVTEGSATVRVDGEEIDSDEYGEDERLPHALVVDGTEASGPSVYSIHVDGTLAKASAGDANHKAVVSDGTVRGVVADWNDAYWFDGEVEDVTVLGEANVDVEYNARDQ from the coding sequence ATGGCACGCGAACCTTCGGTACTGGACGATTACCACGCGGACCGCTCGTCGGACGAGGGTCCGACTGGAGGCGGTAATGACGGATTACTTCACCGACGATCGTATCTCAAACTCGCTGGCGCGACCGCGGCTGTGGCTGCAGGCACGGCTGCAGCCGGCACTGCGGCCGCCGACGAGTACGAGGTCGTCGAGCTCGAGCCGGGCGAGCTCCGGACGGTACGACTCGACGACGGTGAAACACACGAAAACGTACTCTACGACCAGCGCGCGAACAACGCACAGGTCAGGTTCAGGGTGAACGGCTCGGACTGGACGATCCGAAACATCGGCGTCGTCGGGCCGCACAAGGCCCGTGGCTCGTACATCGGCTGTTCGGTCGACGCCGGATCGACCGGTCGCATCGAGAACGTCTACCTCGGCGACGGCGCGATTAACCAGAGCCGCGCCGGACTCGGGATCTACGTCGCGCCGCGACACAGCGGCCACCTCGAGATCAAAAACGTCTACGTCGAGGGCATGGGCGACAACTCCTTCTACTGCTCGCCCCCCGGTGGCAGCGGCACCGTCCACATCGACGGCTGTTACTCGAAGAACTCCTGGGTCGCACACTACCGACTCGCCCGCGGCCAGGTGACGAACAGCGTCGCCGTCAACGACGGCGGTGGCCAGAATGGCCGCGGTCTGTGGGCGTGGGCCCCCGGTCCCGTCGAGGTCCGTGACTGTCACTTCGTGATGAACGGCCGACACAACGCACTCGTCGGCGGCGCGAGCAACCGTGGCTCGGAGGTCGAGGTCTACGACACCGAGTGGGACGACGGCCTCGTCGAGTCAAACGGCAGCACCATCAATCTCGTCTCCGGCAACGGCCGCGATCCCGAGGACGTCGTTCCCGACGGCTGTCCGACGTCGGCTGAGGAAGCCGCAAGCGGCGGCTCGGGATCGAGCGGTGACGCACCGTCAGATCCGGACGAGACCGACGAGACGGATCCGGCCGACGAACGCGACCACGTCCTCGTCGCCGACGGTGAACCGGGCGAGCCGACCGACTACGAGCTCACCGTCGACGGCGGCCCGATCGAACCCTCCGCGTACGACGGCGCGACGATCAACGACAACATCTCGATCGCGGACGACGAGGCCCAGGCCACCGGCCGCGTCTACGGAGGGGTCGACGCCTGGGCGTTCGACGGCGATCTCGAGACGCTCGAGGCAGACGGTCCCGCGACGTTCGCTCTCGACGGCGAGGAGATCGATCCTGACGACCGCGACGATGACGACAGCGACGCGAACGTGCTCCTCTTCGACGGCAGCGAGGAAGCCACCACGCGATACGAGTTCGTCGTCTCCGGCGACGTCGCCCCCTCGACGGACGAGGGTGCGACCGTCGACGACGAGGCGACCGTCGAAGACGGCACCGCCTCGGGCGTCGTCGCGAACTGGAAGGACGCGTGGCGGTTCGACGGCGACCTCGAGGAACTCACCGTCGACGGACCGGCGACGGTCGTCCTCGACGGCGAGGAGCTCGATCCCGACGAGTACGGTGACCGGTTGCCTCACACCCTCGAGATCGAAGCCGGCGACGAGCCCGCAAGCTACGAGGTAACGGTCGACGGCGAGATCGAGTACGACGGCGACGACGACGTGACGGTCGTCTCGGGGACCACCGTCGAGAGTTCGATCACGGAGGACGTCCAGCGGTTTCACTTCGCCGGGACGATTACAGCCATCACCGTCACCGAGGGGAGTGCAACGGTGAGAGTCGACGGTGAGGAGATCGATTCCGACGAGTACGGCGAAGACGAACGACTTCCGCACGCGCTGGTCGTCGACGGCACCGAGGCGTCGGGTCCGAGCGTCTACTCGATCCACGTCGATGGCACCCTCGCCAAGGCGAGCGCCGGTGACGCGAACCACAAGGCCGTCGTCTCCGACGGAACCGTCCGCGGCGTCGTCGCCGACTGGAACGACGCCTACTGGTTCGACGGCGAGGTCGAAGACGTCACGGTACTCGGCGAGGCGAACGTCGACGTCGAGTACAACGCACGAGATCAGTAA